TTACCGGCTTCGTGGGAAACGCGCTGGCCATGCTGCTAGTGTCGCGCAGCTACCGGCGCCGCGAGAGCAAGCGCAAGAAGTCTTTCCTGCTGTGCATTGGATGGCTGGCGCTCACCGACATGGTGGGGCAGCTCTTGACCAGCCCGGTGGTCATCCTCGTGTACCTGTCGCAACGGCGCTGGGAGCATCTCGATCCTTCAGGGCGCTTATGCACCTTCTTCGGGCTGGCCATGACGGTGTTCGGGCTGTCCTCGCTCCTGGTGGCCAGTGCCATGGCCGTGGAGCGTGCGCTGGCCATCCGCGCACCGCACTGGTACGCCAGCCACATGAAGACTCGCGCCACGCGCGCGGTGCTGCTAGGCGTGTGGCTGGCGGTGCTCGCCTTCGCACTGCTGCCGGTGCTGGGGGTGGGCCGCTACAGCGTGCAGTGGCCCGGCACGTGGTGCTTCATTAGCACCGGGCCCGTGGGCAACGAGACCGACCCTGCGCGAGAGCCGGGCAGCGTGGCCTTCGCCTCCGCCTTTGCATGCCTGGGGCTGCTGTCTCTGATAGTCACCTTTGCCTGCAACCTGGCGACCATCAAAGCCCTAGTATCCCGCTGCAGGGCCAAAGCCGCCGCC
The genomic region above belongs to Arvicola amphibius chromosome 14, mArvAmp1.2, whole genome shotgun sequence and contains:
- the Ptger3 gene encoding prostaglandin E2 receptor EP3 subtype, with the protein product MWPPGRSAETRSNLSSAAEDCGSVSVAFPITMMVTGFVGNALAMLLVSRSYRRRESKRKKSFLLCIGWLALTDMVGQLLTSPVVILVYLSQRRWEHLDPSGRLCTFFGLAMTVFGLSSLLVASAMAVERALAIRAPHWYASHMKTRATRAVLLGVWLAVLAFALLPVLGVGRYSVQWPGTWCFISTGPVGNETDPAREPGSVAFASAFACLGLLSLIVTFACNLATIKALVSRCRAKAAASQSSAQWGRITTETAIQLMGIMCVLSVCWSPLLIMMLKMIFSQTSVEQCKTQLGKEKECNSFLIAVRLASLNQILDPWVYLLLRKILLRKFCQIRNHTNYASSSTSLPRPGSSALVWSDQLER